The following are from one region of the Segatella oris genome:
- a CDS encoding low molecular weight protein-tyrosine-phosphatase, with amino-acid sequence MQNMNSKTAVRTKILFICLGNICRSPAAHAVFQKKIDDRGLSERFEVDSAGIGNWHVGQLPDRRMREYGARRGYQVNHHARQFQTSDFKHFDRIVVMDEDNYRIITSKASSDEEAGKVVRMADFFTSHPRATSVPDPYYGGAEDFELALDLIEDGVEGMLKEMGEE; translated from the coding sequence ATGCAAAATATGAATAGCAAGACTGCCGTACGCACGAAAATCCTGTTTATCTGTTTGGGAAACATCTGTCGTTCTCCCGCTGCCCATGCCGTATTTCAAAAGAAGATAGACGACCGAGGACTGTCTGAAAGGTTCGAAGTAGACTCAGCCGGCATCGGTAACTGGCATGTAGGACAGCTTCCCGACCGTAGAATGCGTGAGTATGGTGCCCGTCGTGGCTATCAAGTTAATCATCATGCGCGTCAGTTCCAAACGTCAGATTTCAAGCATTTCGACCGTATAGTTGTGATGGATGAGGACAATTACCGCATCATCACTTCCAAGGCATCGTCAGACGAAGAAGCCGGAAAGGTGGTGCGAATGGCTGATTTCTTCACCTCTCATCCACGTGCTACGAGTGTTCCCGACCCCTATTATGGCGGTGCTGAAGACTTTGAGCTGGCACTCGATTTGATTGAAGACGGCGTTGAAGGCATGCTGAAAGAAATGGGGGAAGAATAA
- the asnA gene encoding aspartate--ammonia ligase has protein sequence MSKIICPENYHALLDRKQTEQGIKLIKDFFQQNLSTELRLSRVTAPLFVMKGLGINDDLNGVERAVSFPIKDLGDAQAEVVHSLAKWKRLTLAEYQIEPGYGIYTDMNAIRADEELDNLHSLYVDQWDWEAVITKDQRTIDFLEDVVRRIYAALLRTEYLTCESYPNIKPFLPQKIHFIHSQDLLNMYPDLTPKQREDAICKKYGAVFIEGIGGKLSNGEKHDGRAPDYDDWSTVDENGKTGLNGDILIWYPVLERSFELSSMGIRVDREALLRQLKSEGKEDREELFFHKKLLNGELPLSIGGGIGQSRLCMILLHKAHIGEIQASIWPEEMRKECRRLGMPLIE, from the coding sequence ATGAGCAAAATCATATGTCCCGAAAACTATCATGCACTGCTTGACAGAAAGCAGACTGAGCAGGGAATTAAACTGATAAAAGACTTCTTTCAGCAGAACCTTTCCACGGAATTACGCCTAAGCAGAGTCACTGCCCCATTGTTTGTGATGAAAGGATTAGGCATCAATGACGACCTCAACGGCGTGGAACGAGCTGTCAGTTTCCCGATAAAAGACCTTGGAGATGCACAGGCAGAGGTGGTTCATTCGCTTGCAAAATGGAAGCGACTTACATTGGCTGAATATCAGATTGAGCCAGGATATGGCATCTATACCGACATGAATGCCATTCGTGCTGATGAGGAGTTAGACAATCTCCACTCCCTCTATGTGGATCAATGGGATTGGGAAGCCGTTATCACGAAAGACCAACGCACGATTGATTTCCTTGAAGATGTGGTGCGACGCATATATGCCGCCCTGCTAAGAACAGAGTATCTGACGTGTGAAAGCTATCCGAATATCAAGCCATTCCTGCCACAGAAGATCCATTTCATACACAGTCAAGACCTCTTGAACATGTATCCAGACCTCACGCCCAAGCAGCGCGAAGATGCAATTTGCAAGAAATACGGAGCCGTTTTCATTGAAGGCATCGGCGGAAAACTCAGCAATGGTGAGAAACATGATGGTCGTGCGCCCGACTATGATGACTGGAGTACGGTGGATGAAAACGGCAAAACAGGCCTCAACGGTGATATTCTTATCTGGTATCCTGTACTTGAACGGTCGTTTGAACTGAGTTCAATGGGCATCCGGGTTGACCGAGAAGCCTTGTTGAGACAATTGAAATCGGAAGGCAAGGAAGACCGCGAGGAACTCTTCTTCCACAAGAAACTGCTCAACGGAGAGCTGCCTTTGAGTATCGGAGGCGGTATCGGTCAGAGCAGACTTTGCATGATATTGCTCCATAAAGCGCATATCGGAGAAATCCAAGCCAGCATCTGGCCCGAAGAAATGCGCAAGGAATGCCGACGCTTAGGCATGCCTCTGATAGAATAA
- a CDS encoding DNA polymerase III subunit gamma/tau: MEEYIVSARKYRPMTFDAVVGQHALTTTLKNAVKSGKLAHAYLFCGPRGVGKTTCARIFAKAINCEHPGEDGEACNACESCKAFNEQRSYNIFELDAASNNSVENIKALMEQTRIPPQVGRYKVFIIDEVHMLSTAAFNAFLKTLEEPPAHVIFILATTEKHKILPTILSRCQIYDFERMTVGNTIEHLKLVAAKESITYDEEALAVIAEKADGGMRDALSIFDQAASFCQGNITYQKVIEDLNVLDSDNYFKIIDYALANKVSEIMVLLNGILNKGFDGGNLIGGLAAHVRNVLMARDVQTLPLLETSQQQREKYHEQSKKCPVNFLYQALRLLNQCDITYKQSSNKRLLVEITLIQVAQITQPDDDDAGAGHSPKRLKSLFKKLINSQPKKATLQVVAAEKHTLSPRERATQVVTEPAVTPSVTATLAATTTQQPTSKPRPSASLDAIGFTFRGLRAQNERSEEKKDELFDVDTTKEKGFTQDQLETSWYAMLVRMPQSLRGLATRLKNVTPRITEFPKIEIVVDNQILLTQVEPIKLRIKATLAKELNNGQINVEWRVAQGTEVKPLLTKRESFEEMKRENPALAKLCQVLHLDMS, from the coding sequence ATGGAAGAATATATTGTATCTGCCAGGAAATACCGTCCAATGACATTCGATGCTGTTGTGGGGCAACATGCGCTCACAACGACGCTGAAGAATGCTGTCAAAAGCGGGAAACTGGCTCATGCCTACTTGTTCTGTGGACCACGAGGTGTAGGAAAAACCACTTGTGCCCGTATCTTTGCAAAGGCTATAAACTGTGAACATCCGGGCGAAGATGGCGAAGCTTGCAATGCATGTGAAAGCTGTAAGGCATTCAATGAGCAGCGTTCTTACAACATATTCGAGCTTGATGCAGCCAGCAATAACTCTGTAGAGAACATCAAAGCGCTGATGGAACAGACCCGGATACCGCCTCAGGTAGGTCGTTATAAGGTGTTTATCATCGACGAGGTGCACATGCTGTCAACGGCTGCCTTCAATGCTTTTCTGAAGACATTAGAGGAACCTCCCGCTCACGTTATCTTCATCTTGGCTACAACGGAGAAGCATAAGATACTGCCAACCATATTGTCTCGCTGCCAGATTTACGACTTCGAACGCATGACAGTGGGTAATACTATCGAGCATTTGAAGTTGGTTGCCGCGAAGGAAAGCATCACTTATGATGAAGAAGCGCTTGCAGTTATTGCTGAAAAAGCCGATGGTGGCATGCGCGATGCACTCTCCATATTCGATCAGGCGGCCAGTTTCTGTCAGGGAAATATCACTTATCAAAAGGTGATTGAAGACCTCAATGTGCTGGATTCTGACAATTATTTCAAGATTATTGATTATGCCTTAGCCAACAAGGTGAGTGAAATCATGGTGTTGCTCAATGGCATTTTGAATAAAGGGTTCGACGGAGGTAACCTCATTGGAGGCCTTGCAGCACACGTCAGAAATGTGCTTATGGCTCGTGATGTGCAGACACTTCCGCTTCTTGAAACAAGCCAACAACAGCGTGAGAAGTATCATGAGCAAAGTAAAAAATGCCCTGTAAACTTCCTGTATCAGGCTTTGAGGCTGCTCAATCAATGTGACATCACCTATAAACAGAGCAGCAACAAGCGTCTGCTGGTAGAGATAACGCTCATTCAAGTGGCCCAGATTACGCAACCGGATGACGATGATGCCGGTGCGGGGCATAGCCCTAAGCGATTAAAATCCCTGTTTAAGAAACTGATAAACTCTCAGCCAAAGAAAGCAACTTTGCAGGTGGTTGCGGCTGAGAAGCATACGCTTTCTCCTCGTGAGAGAGCTACACAAGTTGTTACCGAGCCTGCTGTTACGCCTTCTGTAACGGCAACATTGGCAGCAACCACAACTCAACAACCCACTTCAAAGCCCCGTCCGAGTGCAAGTCTTGACGCAATCGGTTTCACTTTTCGTGGTCTTCGGGCACAGAATGAACGGTCAGAAGAAAAGAAAGATGAGCTGTTTGATGTCGATACAACAAAGGAAAAAGGTTTTACTCAAGACCAATTGGAAACCTCATGGTATGCAATGCTCGTGAGAATGCCACAGAGTTTGCGAGGCTTGGCCACGCGACTGAAGAACGTAACGCCACGCATCACGGAGTTTCCAAAGATTGAGATTGTGGTTGACAATCAAATCCTTCTCACGCAAGTTGAACCGATTAAACTACGCATAAAGGCTACTTTGGCCAAGGAACTCAACAACGGACAAATCAATGTTGAATGGCGAGTAGCCCAGGGAACAGAGGTAAAACCACTGCTCACTAAGCGTGAAAGCTTTGAAGAAATGAAAAGAGAGAACCCCGCATTAGCTAAACTATGCCAGGTTCTCCATTTAGATATGTCTTAA
- a CDS encoding FtsB family cell division protein: protein MTGRLNVILSLISHYKYLIVCVIGVLIVGLIDENSFLKRFQLEMQISDLKSEINKYTEQYEADSRQLNELKRHPKAIEKIARERYFMKADDEDIYVLSDDKKPIETNNEATE, encoded by the coding sequence ATGACAGGTCGTTTGAATGTTATCTTGAGTCTCATTTCTCACTATAAATACCTTATAGTGTGTGTCATTGGCGTGCTCATTGTAGGCTTGATTGACGAGAACAGCTTTCTGAAACGCTTTCAGTTGGAAATGCAGATCAGCGACCTTAAAAGTGAAATCAACAAGTATACAGAGCAGTACGAGGCTGATTCCCGCCAGCTGAATGAACTCAAACGCCACCCCAAGGCTATTGAGAAGATTGCCCGCGAGCGTTATTTCATGAAAGCAGATGACGAAGACATCTACGTACTTAGCGATGATAAAAAACCTATAGAAACCAATAATGAAGCAACTGAATAG
- a CDS encoding DUF4369 domain-containing protein: MNKVFYAIVALLALTSCANSYNIVGTSNVSNLDGRMLYLKILKNNEFKTLDSCDVVHGQFHFSGTIDSVRMGNIFMDEESVLPLVVESGDINIKIDNTQQIVSGTPLNDKLFQFFNKYNQLKNQESELVHQHDQAIMNGRNMDIVNTKLNKEAALLSQKEDELVTSFVTENFDNVLGPGIFFMVTIGFQYPELTPWIEDIMSKATDKFKNDPYVKDYYQKAQENQQIMNGMRDIQPEAPCNEAPQPERQPIQSAPTPAQMAEPAVK, encoded by the coding sequence ATGAATAAGGTCTTTTACGCCATTGTAGCTCTCTTGGCATTGACATCATGTGCGAACTCTTACAACATCGTGGGGACATCTAACGTATCTAACCTTGACGGTCGAATGCTTTATCTGAAGATTCTCAAGAACAATGAGTTCAAAACTCTTGACTCTTGCGATGTCGTTCATGGTCAGTTTCATTTCTCAGGGACGATAGATTCCGTCCGTATGGGCAACATATTCATGGACGAAGAGAGCGTTCTTCCATTGGTTGTAGAGAGCGGAGACATCAATATCAAGATAGACAATACGCAGCAAATCGTCAGTGGAACCCCACTCAATGATAAACTCTTTCAGTTTTTCAACAAGTATAATCAGTTGAAAAATCAAGAGTCTGAGCTCGTACACCAACATGACCAAGCCATCATGAACGGCCGTAACATGGACATAGTAAACACGAAACTCAACAAGGAAGCAGCTCTTCTTTCGCAAAAAGAAGACGAACTTGTGACTTCATTTGTTACCGAGAACTTCGACAATGTGCTTGGTCCCGGCATCTTCTTCATGGTTACCATCGGTTTCCAATACCCCGAACTGACTCCTTGGATTGAGGATATCATGAGCAAAGCTACTGACAAATTCAAGAATGATCCCTATGTAAAGGACTACTATCAAAAGGCTCAAGAGAACCAACAGATAATGAATGGCATGCGCGACATACAACCGGAAGCGCCTTGCAATGAGGCTCCACAGCCCGAAAGACAACCCATACAATCTGCTCCTACGCCTGCTCAGATGGCAGAACCTGCAGTGAAATAA
- a CDS encoding dihydroorotase: protein METIIQGGTIINEGRAFRGDIVLEDDHIAALYEAEKAPRGIYQQTVDASGCFVFPGIIDAHVHFREPGLTRKADIESESRAAAFGGITSYMEMPNTSPQTTTPEAWQEKMNIASHNSHVNYSFFYGATNNNTDSFASLDRTHIPGIKLFMGASTGNMLVDRRESLEYIYKVCADQDWQLMTHCEDTDIITANMARAKTQQEDPDIKLHPLIRSEEACYESTALAVELAKKYGTRLHVAHLTTARELAFFGLNDRITAEAVIAHLYFSDADYATLGARIKCNPAVKTKADRDALRRALTDGRITTVGTDHAPHELKDKQGGCLKAASGMPMVQFSLVSMLELADKGILPRERVAELMCHNPARLFRINDRGFLRKGYKADLTIVRPNSPWTVTTDVIQSKCKWSPLEGHVFSNRVVTTICNGHIIYDNGRFDASYRGEALTFNA, encoded by the coding sequence ATGGAAACTATCATACAGGGTGGTACTATCATCAACGAAGGACGTGCTTTCCGAGGCGACATTGTACTTGAAGATGACCACATAGCTGCCCTATATGAGGCAGAAAAAGCACCCCGAGGCATCTACCAACAGACGGTAGATGCCTCGGGATGTTTCGTTTTTCCGGGTATCATTGATGCCCATGTACACTTTCGTGAGCCAGGACTGACGCGCAAAGCCGATATCGAAAGTGAGAGTCGTGCAGCCGCTTTCGGTGGCATTACTTCGTATATGGAGATGCCCAACACCTCACCTCAGACCACAACTCCCGAGGCTTGGCAGGAGAAAATGAATATTGCCAGCCATAACAGCCACGTGAACTACAGCTTCTTCTATGGCGCAACCAACAATAATACTGACTCTTTTGCCTCGCTTGACCGTACACATATCCCCGGAATAAAACTCTTCATGGGGGCCAGTACGGGTAATATGCTCGTGGATAGGCGCGAGAGTTTGGAGTATATATATAAGGTGTGTGCCGACCAAGACTGGCAACTCATGACGCATTGCGAGGACACCGACATCATCACTGCTAACATGGCACGGGCCAAAACGCAGCAGGAAGATCCCGACATCAAACTGCATCCACTCATCAGAAGTGAGGAAGCATGCTATGAGAGTACGGCTTTGGCTGTAGAATTAGCAAAGAAATACGGTACAAGACTCCATGTCGCACACCTCACAACAGCTCGAGAGTTAGCATTCTTCGGCCTTAACGACCGCATCACTGCAGAGGCTGTGATTGCTCATCTCTATTTTTCGGATGCCGATTATGCCACACTCGGTGCGCGCATTAAATGTAATCCTGCTGTCAAAACCAAGGCCGACCGCGATGCGCTTCGCCGTGCATTGACCGACGGACGCATCACAACTGTGGGCACAGACCACGCTCCACACGAACTCAAAGACAAACAGGGAGGCTGCTTGAAAGCTGCTTCGGGCATGCCAATGGTGCAGTTTTCACTCGTTTCCATGCTCGAACTTGCCGACAAAGGCATACTTCCCCGCGAACGTGTTGCCGAGTTGATGTGCCACAATCCCGCCCGTCTTTTCCGCATTAATGACCGCGGTTTCCTGCGCAAAGGCTACAAAGCTGACCTTACTATCGTTAGACCAAACAGCCCGTGGACGGTTACAACCGATGTCATTCAGAGCAAATGCAAATGGAGTCCATTGGAAGGTCACGTCTTCAGCAACCGCGTTGTGACTACAATCTGCAATGGACACATCATCTATGACAATGGTCGTTTCGATGCTTCCTATCGCGGAGAAGCGCTGACTTTCAATGCCTGA
- a CDS encoding metallophosphoesterase has protein sequence MIARIIFLLIPMIILSDLYIERHCLRHRPHYTRLRRLVWWLPGFIMLVYSLALTFCGKFIPDNINWIKAFLISLAILVVPKTVYAIVSSLGLLCRRFCHTKQKLWDVIGLLLGLVCMLTMLYGVIFGTRQLRVTRIELAFNDLPKAFDGMRIVLFSDAHVGSFNHGMERYLQRDVDTILAQHPDMICFVGDLQNTQPSELQPQKALLSKLAHQGIPMYSVLGNHDYSKYFYGDSVAKKACEEGIKKAERDMGWHLLLNEHAIYYSRDHRDSLVIAGEENCGDGKRFPDNSDIEKTLKGIGKKAFIILLQHDPKSWESRILPKSHAQLTLCGHTHGGQISLFGLRPTMFSYPDDYGLAEKAGHFLYVTCGIGGLAPIRIGVEPEIAVITLRTKK, from the coding sequence ATGATAGCAAGAATTATCTTCCTCCTCATACCGATGATCATATTGAGCGACCTCTATATTGAGCGTCACTGCTTGCGTCATCGCCCTCATTACACACGTTTAAGGCGTCTCGTTTGGTGGTTACCGGGCTTCATCATGTTGGTCTACAGCCTCGCATTGACCTTCTGCGGCAAGTTCATTCCCGACAATATCAACTGGATTAAGGCCTTTCTTATCTCATTAGCTATCCTCGTTGTACCCAAAACAGTATATGCAATAGTTTCTTCATTAGGCCTGCTCTGCCGTCGGTTCTGCCACACGAAACAGAAGCTTTGGGATGTTATCGGCCTGTTGCTCGGTCTGGTTTGCATGCTCACTATGCTTTACGGAGTCATTTTCGGCACGCGTCAATTGCGTGTCACTCGCATTGAACTTGCTTTCAACGACCTGCCAAAAGCTTTCGATGGCATGCGGATTGTGCTCTTCAGTGATGCGCATGTGGGGAGTTTCAACCATGGCATGGAACGCTATCTTCAGAGAGATGTCGACACAATCCTTGCCCAACATCCCGACATGATATGCTTTGTCGGCGATTTGCAGAACACGCAACCGAGTGAATTGCAGCCCCAGAAAGCGTTGCTTTCGAAGCTTGCTCATCAAGGAATTCCCATGTACAGCGTCCTTGGGAACCACGATTACAGCAAGTATTTCTATGGCGACAGTGTGGCTAAGAAGGCTTGTGAGGAAGGCATTAAAAAGGCTGAACGCGACATGGGATGGCATCTCTTGCTCAACGAACACGCCATATATTACAGTCGTGACCACCGCGATTCACTCGTCATTGCAGGTGAAGAGAACTGCGGAGACGGCAAGCGGTTTCCTGATAATTCAGATATAGAAAAGACACTGAAGGGCATTGGAAAGAAGGCTTTCATCATCTTGTTGCAACATGATCCGAAATCATGGGAGAGCCGAATTCTGCCGAAAAGCCATGCACAACTGACGCTTTGCGGTCACACCCACGGTGGACAAATCTCGCTTTTCGGCCTTCGTCCCACGATGTTCAGCTATCCCGACGACTATGGGTTGGCTGAGAAAGCGGGACATTTTCTCTATGTCACATGCGGCATCGGAGGCCTTGCACCTATCCGCATTGGCGTAGAACCCGAAATAGCCGTTATCACTTTACGAACGAAAAAATAA
- a CDS encoding lysophospholipid acyltransferase family protein, giving the protein MKYIYRLYQLFICLPILLLASIITSLVTVIGCLVGNGHFWGYYPGKCWAWLWIRLLLLPVKVEGREHLAPRQSYVFVANHQGAFDIFLIYGFLGRNFKWMMKKGLRKIPLVGIACQYAHHIFVDKSGPSKIRATYDEARHILQEGMSLVVFPEGARTFTGHMGVFRRGAFMLADDLQLPVVPLTINGSFDVKPRTKDFYWAFWHPLKLTIHEPIMPIGRGPENIKNQMEQSYEAVMNGLDKEYQGFVENPDQ; this is encoded by the coding sequence ATGAAGTATATTTACCGACTCTACCAGCTCTTCATTTGTCTTCCAATCCTGCTTTTAGCCAGCATCATTACGTCGTTGGTAACCGTCATCGGCTGTCTTGTCGGCAACGGACACTTTTGGGGTTACTATCCCGGTAAATGCTGGGCATGGCTCTGGATACGCCTCTTGCTGTTGCCGGTCAAGGTAGAAGGGCGCGAACATCTGGCCCCACGGCAGTCTTATGTCTTTGTGGCCAACCATCAAGGAGCCTTCGACATCTTCCTCATCTATGGTTTCTTAGGCCGTAATTTCAAATGGATGATGAAGAAAGGACTGCGAAAAATCCCACTCGTTGGCATTGCCTGCCAATATGCCCACCATATTTTTGTAGACAAAAGTGGGCCTTCAAAAATCCGCGCCACCTATGATGAAGCACGTCATATCCTGCAAGAGGGTATGTCACTCGTAGTGTTTCCCGAGGGCGCCCGCACGTTCACGGGGCACATGGGCGTGTTCCGTCGCGGTGCATTCATGCTTGCCGACGACCTTCAACTGCCTGTGGTTCCACTGACGATCAATGGGAGTTTCGACGTAAAACCACGCACAAAGGATTTCTATTGGGCCTTTTGGCACCCCTTGAAACTCACCATCCATGAACCTATCATGCCTATAGGTCGTGGCCCGGAGAATATCAAGAACCAGATGGAACAAAGCTATGAGGCTGTCATGAACGGACTTGATAAGGAATATCAAGGATTTGTTGAGAACCCAGACCAATAG
- a CDS encoding polyprenol monophosphomannose synthase, producing MHESDSIVIIPTYNEKENIEKIIRAVFGLEKCFHILVIDDGSPDGTASIVHRLIESEFGDRLFIIERKGKLGLGTAYITGFKWALAHGYDYITEMDADFSHDPNDLPRLYAATHDEGFDVAIGSRYVSGVNVVNWPIGRVLMSYFASKYVRIVTGFKVHDTTAGFVCYKRRVLETLPLDEVRFKGYGFQIEMKYTAHKIGFKIKEVPVVFVNRREGTSKMSGGIFGEAFFGVMRLRLDGWFRKYPKIKA from the coding sequence ATGCATGAAAGTGATTCTATTGTGATAATTCCTACTTACAATGAGAAGGAGAATATCGAGAAGATTATACGTGCCGTTTTCGGCTTGGAAAAGTGTTTTCACATCCTTGTTATTGATGATGGAAGTCCTGACGGCACCGCTTCTATCGTGCATCGACTGATAGAAAGCGAGTTCGGTGACCGTCTTTTTATCATTGAGCGCAAGGGAAAATTAGGACTTGGCACGGCATATATCACCGGTTTCAAATGGGCTTTGGCTCACGGCTACGATTATATCACCGAGATGGATGCCGATTTCAGTCACGATCCTAACGACCTTCCGCGACTCTATGCGGCTACACATGACGAGGGTTTCGACGTTGCCATTGGCTCAAGATATGTCAGTGGAGTGAACGTTGTGAACTGGCCTATCGGCCGTGTACTGATGAGTTACTTCGCTTCCAAATATGTACGTATTGTCACAGGCTTTAAGGTTCACGACACCACGGCAGGCTTTGTGTGCTACAAACGCCGCGTTCTTGAAACGCTTCCTTTAGACGAAGTGCGCTTCAAAGGCTATGGTTTCCAGATTGAAATGAAGTACACTGCCCATAAGATTGGGTTCAAAATCAAGGAGGTTCCCGTGGTTTTCGTCAATCGCCGAGAGGGAACAAGCAAGATGAGTGGCGGCATTTTTGGCGAGGCTTTCTTTGGAGTGATGCGCCTTCGGCTTGACGGTTGGTTTCGTAAATACCCTAAAATCAAGGCTTAG